The Desulfuromonas versatilis genome has a segment encoding these proteins:
- the fliG gene encoding flagellar motor switch protein FliG, with translation MEIKHLSRLSGVEKAAIFLLCLGEEAAAKVFEELDDNEVRKISRCMMGMDHVPADIAKQVIELFEKAQKDHAGLFVRGEEFVKKAISSGENQSRREMLMEQLAAGVSFRPLETIALMEARMVSGILEREHPQTVALVLSTQTPEHTSKIIEGFPEEFRAEVMYRMARIEKVSPEVIIQIEESLRREIGVVVSREHQQVGGIDKVVDILGRMPKGKDRAILSAMEETDPDMAEAIRRKLFAFDDLVHIDSRGLQAVLREINNDTLVLALKSASKALKTKIFENISQRAADMIQEDLEAMGPVRVADVEAAQQEIIQVALGLEEEGRLVIPGRGVTDVIV, from the coding sequence GTGGAAATCAAGCACCTTTCCCGCCTCTCCGGGGTTGAAAAAGCCGCCATCTTCCTGCTCTGCCTGGGCGAGGAAGCCGCCGCCAAGGTCTTCGAGGAGCTCGACGACAACGAGGTGCGCAAGATCAGCCGCTGCATGATGGGGATGGACCATGTGCCGGCGGACATCGCCAAACAGGTCATCGAGCTGTTCGAAAAGGCCCAGAAGGACCACGCCGGGCTGTTCGTGCGCGGCGAGGAATTCGTCAAAAAGGCGATCTCCAGCGGCGAGAACCAGTCGCGCCGCGAAATGCTCATGGAGCAGCTCGCCGCCGGGGTCAGTTTCCGCCCCCTGGAGACCATCGCCCTGATGGAGGCGCGCATGGTCTCGGGCATTCTCGAGCGCGAGCATCCGCAGACCGTGGCCCTGGTGCTCTCGACCCAGACCCCCGAGCATACCAGCAAGATCATCGAGGGGTTCCCCGAGGAGTTTCGCGCCGAGGTCATGTACCGCATGGCGCGCATCGAGAAGGTCTCGCCCGAGGTCATCATTCAAATCGAGGAGTCGCTGCGCCGCGAGATCGGCGTGGTGGTCAGCCGCGAGCACCAGCAGGTGGGCGGCATCGACAAGGTGGTCGACATCCTCGGCCGCATGCCCAAGGGCAAGGACCGGGCGATCCTCTCGGCTATGGAAGAGACCGACCCGGACATGGCCGAGGCGATCCGCCGCAAGCTCTTCGCTTTCGACGACCTGGTGCACATCGACAGCCGCGGCCTGCAGGCGGTGCTGCGCGAGATCAACAACGACACCCTGGTGCTGGCCCTCAAGTCGGCATCCAAGGCGCTCAAGACCAAGATTTTCGAAAACATTTCCCAGCGCGCCGCCGACATGATCCAGGAGGACCTGGAGGCCATGGGCCCGGTGCGGGTGGCGGACGTCGAGGCGGCCCAGCAGGAGATCATTCAGGTCGCCCTGGGGCTGGAGGAGGAGGGACGCCTGGTGATCCCGGGCCGAGGAGTGACCGATGTCATTGTCTAG
- the fliE gene encoding flagellar hook-basal body complex protein FliE: MKDITLVSQLQSLQSSRPEAAPKAAAGFAEALGQAIQDVNRQQVEADQAVQKLQTGGAENLHEVMIAMEKADISLRLTVQMRNKIVDAYQEIMRMQV; the protein is encoded by the coding sequence ATGAAAGACATCACCCTGGTATCCCAGCTGCAGTCGCTGCAGAGTTCCCGCCCCGAGGCGGCGCCCAAGGCCGCCGCCGGCTTCGCCGAGGCTCTCGGCCAGGCCATCCAGGATGTCAACCGCCAGCAGGTCGAGGCCGACCAGGCGGTGCAGAAGCTGCAGACCGGCGGCGCGGAAAACCTGCACGAAGTCATGATCGCCATGGAAAAGGCCGACATCTCGTTGCGCCTGACGGTGCAGATGCGCAACAAGATCGTCGACGCCTACCAGGAAATCATGCGCATGCAGGTCTGA
- the fliF gene encoding flagellar basal-body MS-ring/collar protein FliF, producing the protein MAEETRKSLITTINGWPRSRKLTMAVAALASVAIFAVIILQAQVADYKLLFANLGSSDASSVVGWLKERKIPYRLEDEGKAIYIPADQVHETRLELAGAGLPQGGGVGFEVFDKQSFGMTDFAQKINYQRALQGELARTIASLAPVEGARVHLALAEKRLFREQQKDSTASVILKLAPGASLKESQIQGIIHLVAGSIEGIEADKVTVVDATGRILSQPPRDELAGPMTPGMLDHQQTLERRLEGRAQALLDRALGPGSALVKVTANLDFTQQEQTEEKYDPEGSVVRSEQSAQEKGASSVAGGIPGAQSNLPDGQGGATTTQNPSSRNEETVNYEVSKVVSRKVFQVGTIKQLSVAVLIADKVAPGAPGEPPVTTPRNEKELQSIEELVRNAIGLDAGRGDQITVNSMPFENIFSAEPIPEVSGVDDLYSYLPFVKYGLLVVAGLLLYFLLARPMLRTLQREAQVVTPMKTVGELEMELNGEAPEEDTKALANPNLDLGKRLRKQAIQERAPYAQIIKRWLREG; encoded by the coding sequence ATGGCCGAAGAAACCCGCAAATCCCTCATCACCACCATCAATGGCTGGCCGCGTTCGCGCAAGCTGACCATGGCCGTGGCGGCCCTGGCCAGTGTCGCCATCTTCGCCGTGATCATCCTGCAGGCGCAGGTGGCCGACTACAAGCTGCTCTTCGCCAACCTCGGCAGCAGCGACGCCTCCTCGGTGGTGGGCTGGCTCAAGGAGCGCAAGATCCCCTATCGGCTCGAGGACGAGGGCAAGGCCATCTACATCCCCGCCGACCAGGTTCACGAGACCCGGCTCGAGCTGGCCGGGGCCGGACTTCCCCAGGGGGGCGGGGTCGGCTTCGAGGTGTTCGACAAGCAGAGCTTCGGCATGACCGACTTTGCCCAGAAGATCAACTACCAGCGGGCGCTGCAGGGGGAACTGGCCCGCACCATCGCCTCGCTGGCCCCGGTGGAGGGGGCCCGGGTGCATCTGGCGCTGGCCGAAAAGCGTCTGTTTCGCGAGCAGCAGAAGGACTCCACCGCCTCGGTCATCCTCAAGCTCGCCCCGGGCGCTTCGCTCAAGGAGAGCCAGATCCAGGGGATCATCCACCTGGTGGCGGGCAGCATCGAGGGGATCGAGGCCGACAAGGTCACGGTGGTCGACGCCACCGGGCGCATCCTCTCCCAGCCGCCCCGCGACGAGCTGGCCGGGCCGATGACCCCCGGCATGCTCGACCACCAGCAGACTCTCGAGCGGCGCCTCGAGGGCCGCGCCCAGGCCCTGCTCGACCGGGCCCTGGGACCGGGCAGCGCCCTGGTCAAGGTGACCGCCAACCTCGATTTCACCCAGCAGGAGCAGACCGAAGAGAAGTACGACCCCGAAGGTTCGGTGGTGCGCAGCGAACAGAGCGCCCAGGAGAAAGGGGCGAGCTCGGTGGCCGGCGGCATCCCCGGGGCCCAGTCCAACCTGCCCGACGGCCAGGGCGGGGCCACCACCACCCAGAACCCCTCGAGCCGCAACGAGGAGACGGTCAACTACGAGGTCAGCAAGGTGGTCAGCCGCAAGGTGTTTCAGGTCGGCACCATCAAGCAGCTCTCGGTGGCGGTGCTGATCGCCGACAAGGTGGCCCCCGGGGCGCCGGGCGAGCCGCCGGTGACCACCCCGCGCAACGAAAAGGAGCTGCAGTCCATCGAGGAGCTGGTGCGCAACGCCATCGGCCTCGACGCCGGCCGCGGCGACCAAATCACCGTCAACTCCATGCCCTTCGAGAACATCTTCAGCGCCGAGCCGATTCCCGAGGTCTCCGGGGTCGATGATCTTTACTCGTACCTGCCCTTCGTCAAATACGGCCTGCTGGTGGTCGCCGGGCTGCTGCTCTACTTCCTGCTGGCCCGGCCGATGCTGAGGACCCTGCAGCGCGAGGCCCAGGTGGTCACCCCGATGAAGACCGTCGGCGAACTGGAAATGGAACTCAACGGCGAGGCGCCCGAGGAGGATACCAAGGCCCTGGCCAACCCCAATCTGGACCTGGGCAAGCGGCTGCGCAAGCAGGCGATCCAGGAGCGGGCGCCCTACGCCCAGATCATCAAACGCTGGCTGAGGGAGGGCTGA
- a CDS encoding FliH/SctL family protein yields MSLSRVLKGAAVEGLQTLRFVDFDGEGAGSGGMEPADEEFQPAAIGRPATGVAPQGARPDPQPVAAPNLEREKEEAFARGRQEGIQQTETRLGETVKAFAAGLESIHRLRESILKNSTDDMLRLVMAIAEQVVSCEIATNPEIVFHTLQKALHAAVRSDAFHVRVNPADFALVQEKKPLLLAGISGLKNITFEADASVSRGGCLVESELGEVDASIESQLEEIRQKTLAAAAGE; encoded by the coding sequence ATGTCATTGTCTAGGGTACTCAAGGGCGCTGCGGTCGAGGGGCTGCAGACCCTGCGCTTTGTCGACTTCGACGGCGAAGGGGCCGGCAGCGGCGGCATGGAGCCCGCCGACGAGGAGTTTCAGCCGGCAGCCATAGGCCGGCCCGCAACCGGCGTTGCCCCGCAGGGGGCTCGGCCGGACCCGCAGCCGGTGGCGGCGCCCAACTTGGAGCGGGAGAAGGAGGAGGCCTTCGCTCGCGGCCGCCAGGAGGGGATCCAGCAGACCGAGACCCGCCTCGGCGAGACCGTCAAGGCCTTTGCCGCGGGTCTCGAGTCGATCCACCGGCTGCGCGAGTCGATCCTGAAGAACAGCACCGACGACATGCTGCGGCTGGTCATGGCCATCGCCGAGCAGGTGGTCTCCTGCGAAATCGCCACCAACCCGGAAATCGTCTTTCACACCCTGCAGAAGGCCCTGCATGCCGCGGTGCGCTCCGACGCCTTCCACGTGCGGGTCAACCCCGCCGACTTCGCCCTGGTGCAGGAGAAAAAACCCCTGCTGCTGGCCGGAATCAGCGGCCTGAAGAACATCACCTTCGAGGCCGACGCCAGCGTCTCCCGGGGCGGCTGCCTGGTCGAGTCGGAGCTCGGCGAGGTCGACGCCAGCATCGAGAGCCAGCTCGAGGAGATCCGCCAGAAGACCCTGGCGGCGGCCGCAGGCGAATAA